In Rhodococcus sp. OK302, one genomic interval encodes:
- a CDS encoding polynucleotide kinase-phosphatase translates to MTIYEIPDLALVVLIGVSGSGKSTFAAHHFGPHETLSSDQFRAWVSDDPNSQDATSDAFEVLELVAAKRLRRGRFTVVDATNVQPAARKRLITLARDHDVLPVAIVLDVPESVCSARNEARPDRAFGSDVIRRQHQQLNRSLRGLGKEGFRTVHVLNGEGAISEAEFVRRPLRSDLRTNNGPFDVIGDIHGCRSELESLLTKLGYTIDYSADGAPKDAVPPQGRTALFLGDYVDRGPDSVGVLRLVMGMVDAGHALAVPGNHENKLVKALRGKKVTTSHGLAETLEQLAAEPADFRRDVVDFCDGLVAHLVLDDGKLVVAHAGLKEDYHNRASGRVRSFALYGDTTGETDEFGLPVRYPWADDYRGSAVVLYGHTPVHQVEWVNNTACLDTGCVFGGALTALRYPERELVSVPAEQVWYQPVVPLAPPTRAPDVLDLADVLDTTGVETALRGRVSVRPEYAAGALEVMSRFAVAPQWLRYLPPTMAPCATSQLDDYLEHPSTAFEAYRNAGIKTVICEEKHMGSRAVVLVCRDASVARERFDAPDSLTGMVHTRTGRQFFDDDLTQQLLDDIAAALTAAGVWEELRTDWVLLDCELLPWNVKAEGLLRDQYAAVGAAGRTDLSARAGVLSQAASRGLDVSELSELTSVRATSIERFSEAYRQYVWPTDGLDGVRVAPFQILATEGQGYGERDHEWHLAVADRLVAVDPNRFATTRRVVVELDSEESVSQATKWWDSLTDGGGEGMVVKPLANQIHGPRGYNARVQPGIKVRGRHYLRLIYGADYLEPSTLARLRNRNLGHKQSMALREYALGMEAVSRLVDRDPLWRAHQAVFAVLALESEPVDPRL, encoded by the coding sequence ATGACGATTTACGAGATACCCGACCTCGCCCTGGTTGTGCTGATCGGCGTCAGTGGCTCGGGGAAGTCGACGTTTGCCGCGCATCACTTCGGACCGCACGAGACACTCTCGAGCGACCAGTTTCGGGCCTGGGTCAGTGATGATCCGAATTCGCAGGACGCAACGTCCGATGCTTTCGAGGTGCTCGAACTGGTTGCCGCCAAGCGATTGCGTCGTGGCCGGTTCACGGTTGTCGACGCCACCAACGTTCAGCCTGCCGCCCGCAAGCGGCTCATCACGCTTGCACGCGACCACGACGTTCTTCCGGTTGCGATAGTGCTCGATGTTCCGGAATCGGTGTGCTCCGCGCGCAACGAAGCTCGCCCCGATCGCGCGTTCGGGAGCGACGTCATCCGTCGTCAGCACCAGCAGCTGAATCGCTCGCTCCGAGGACTCGGCAAGGAGGGTTTCCGCACCGTCCACGTTCTCAATGGGGAGGGCGCGATCTCCGAGGCCGAGTTCGTGCGTCGGCCACTGCGCAGCGATCTGCGAACGAACAACGGTCCGTTCGACGTCATCGGTGATATCCACGGTTGCCGAAGCGAGTTGGAATCACTCCTGACAAAGCTCGGGTACACGATTGACTACAGTGCCGACGGAGCACCGAAAGATGCTGTGCCGCCTCAGGGAAGGACGGCGCTCTTTCTCGGCGACTATGTGGATCGTGGGCCTGACTCGGTGGGCGTACTTCGCCTTGTGATGGGGATGGTTGACGCCGGCCACGCGCTTGCAGTGCCAGGAAACCATGAAAACAAACTAGTGAAAGCCTTGCGCGGTAAGAAGGTGACGACAAGTCACGGTCTGGCCGAGACTCTCGAGCAACTTGCAGCGGAGCCGGCGGATTTCCGGCGAGATGTCGTGGATTTCTGCGACGGCCTGGTTGCGCACCTGGTTCTCGACGACGGAAAGCTTGTGGTCGCGCATGCCGGATTGAAAGAGGACTACCACAATCGTGCGTCGGGCCGGGTGCGGAGCTTCGCGCTGTACGGCGATACCACTGGCGAGACAGACGAGTTCGGGCTGCCGGTGCGATATCCGTGGGCTGACGACTACCGCGGATCGGCCGTAGTCCTCTACGGGCACACGCCGGTCCATCAGGTGGAGTGGGTGAACAACACCGCGTGCCTCGACACGGGATGCGTGTTCGGTGGAGCGTTGACTGCTCTGCGATACCCGGAGCGTGAGCTCGTATCGGTTCCGGCTGAACAGGTCTGGTACCAGCCGGTTGTGCCGTTGGCGCCGCCGACCCGCGCGCCGGATGTTCTGGATCTGGCGGACGTGCTCGATACCACCGGCGTCGAGACTGCTTTGCGGGGACGCGTCTCCGTTCGCCCCGAATACGCGGCCGGTGCATTGGAAGTGATGAGCCGATTTGCTGTCGCACCGCAGTGGTTGCGATACCTACCGCCCACGATGGCGCCCTGTGCGACATCGCAGCTCGATGACTACCTGGAACATCCGTCGACGGCATTCGAGGCGTACAGAAATGCCGGGATCAAGACGGTGATCTGCGAAGAGAAGCACATGGGATCACGCGCTGTTGTGCTCGTGTGCCGTGACGCCTCCGTTGCGCGTGAACGATTCGACGCACCGGATTCACTCACCGGAATGGTGCATACCCGAACGGGCCGTCAGTTCTTCGACGACGACCTGACCCAGCAACTGCTGGATGATATCGCTGCGGCGCTTACGGCGGCCGGAGTCTGGGAAGAGCTGCGAACGGACTGGGTGCTGCTCGATTGTGAGCTGCTGCCCTGGAACGTCAAAGCTGAGGGGCTGCTGCGTGATCAGTATGCGGCTGTGGGAGCGGCAGGCCGGACTGACCTCAGTGCCCGGGCAGGTGTGTTGTCGCAGGCAGCATCCCGAGGGTTGGATGTGTCGGAGCTTTCGGAACTGACGTCGGTCAGAGCGACCAGCATCGAGCGATTCAGCGAGGCGTACCGGCAGTACGTGTGGCCCACCGATGGGTTGGATGGTGTTCGCGTCGCGCCGTTCCAAATCCTGGCCACGGAAGGGCAGGGGTACGGCGAACGCGATCACGAATGGCACCTCGCTGTTGCGGATCGATTGGTTGCGGTGGATCCGAATCGATTTGCCACTACGCGTCGCGTCGTTGTCGAACTCGATTCGGAAGAATCTGTGTCCCAGGCGACGAAGTGGTGGGATTCGCTCACGGACGGGGGCGGTGAGGGGATGGTGGTGAAACCACTTGCGAATCAGATTCACGGACCGCGAGGGTACAACGCACGAGTCCAACCTGGCATCAAAGTTCGTGGACGGCACTATCTGCGGTTGATCTACGGAGCCGACTATCTGGAGCCGTCGACGCTCGCACGTTTGCGTAACCGCAACCTCGGGCACAAACAGTCCATGGCTCTGCGTGAGTATGCCCTTGGAATGGAAGCCGTCTCGAGGCTCGTCGATCGTGATCCGTTGTGGCGCGCACATCAGGCAGTTTTTGCGGTGTTGGCACTCGAATCGGAGCCAGTCGACCCGAGGCTGTGA